The following coding sequences lie in one Pseudomonas monsensis genomic window:
- a CDS encoding serralysin family metalloprotease, with translation MSKVKANAIDTTADTFVPVGAVQSLAATSSAWNQINSFSHQYDRGGNLTVNGKPSFSVDQAATQLLRDGASWHDLNNSGKIELTYTFLTAKTANFSGLGVTGFSQFSALQKAQAVLAMQSWADVANVTFTEAARGGDGHMTFGNYSGGQDGAAAFAFLPGTEPGYDGQSWYLTGSGYDVNKTPGLNNYGRQTLTHEIGHTLGLSHPGDYNAGEGNPTYKDASYGQDTRGYSLMSYWSESNTNQNFSKGGVEAYASGPLMDDIAAIQKLYGANTTTRTGDTTYGFNSNTGRDFLSASSSSDKLVFSVWDAGGKDTLDFSGFTQNQKINLNDASFSDVGGMVGNVSIAKGAIIENAIGGSGNDLLIGNSVANELKGGAGNDILYGAGGADKLWGGAGSDTFVFAASSDSKPGAIDQILDFVSGLDKIDLTGITNGAGLHFVSAFTGAAGDAVLTSSGGNSLLSVDFSGHGVADFQVSTVGQAATSDIVA, from the coding sequence ATGTCGAAAGTAAAAGCTAACGCTATTGATACCACCGCAGACACATTTGTGCCTGTCGGCGCCGTGCAGTCTCTGGCTGCCACCAGCTCCGCCTGGAACCAGATCAATAGCTTCAGCCATCAGTACGACCGTGGCGGTAATCTCACGGTCAATGGCAAACCCTCCTTCTCGGTGGATCAAGCCGCTACCCAACTGTTGCGGGACGGTGCTTCCTGGCACGACCTCAACAACAGCGGCAAGATCGAACTGACCTACACCTTTCTGACGGCCAAAACCGCCAACTTCAGCGGTCTGGGCGTCACCGGTTTCAGTCAGTTCAGCGCCCTGCAGAAAGCCCAGGCCGTGCTCGCCATGCAATCCTGGGCGGATGTTGCCAACGTGACATTCACCGAAGCTGCCCGTGGTGGCGACGGTCACATGACCTTCGGTAACTACAGCGGCGGCCAGGACGGTGCAGCAGCGTTTGCCTTCCTGCCAGGCACCGAGCCAGGCTATGACGGTCAGTCCTGGTACCTGACCGGCAGTGGCTACGACGTTAACAAGACACCGGGCCTGAACAATTACGGGCGTCAGACCCTGACGCACGAAATCGGCCACACCCTGGGCCTGTCTCACCCTGGCGACTATAACGCCGGCGAAGGCAACCCGACTTACAAGGATGCTTCCTACGGGCAAGACACCCGCGGTTACAGCCTTATGAGTTACTGGAGTGAAAGCAACACCAATCAGAACTTCAGCAAGGGCGGGGTAGAAGCCTACGCGTCCGGCCCGCTGATGGACGACATCGCGGCGATTCAGAAGCTCTACGGTGCCAACACCACCACCCGTACCGGTGACACCACCTACGGTTTCAACTCCAACACCGGTCGCGACTTCCTCAGTGCTTCGTCGTCGAGCGACAAACTCGTGTTCTCGGTATGGGACGCGGGCGGCAAGGACACCCTGGACTTCTCCGGGTTCACCCAGAACCAGAAGATCAACCTCAATGATGCCTCGTTCTCCGACGTTGGCGGCATGGTGGGTAACGTGTCCATCGCCAAGGGCGCGATCATCGAGAACGCCATCGGCGGTTCGGGCAACGACCTGCTGATCGGCAACAGCGTGGCCAACGAGCTCAAGGGCGGTGCCGGCAACGACATCCTCTACGGGGCTGGCGGTGCCGACAAGCTGTGGGGCGGCGCGGGTTCGGACACCTTCGTGTTCGCGGCCAGCTCCGACTCCAAGCCGGGTGCGATTGATCAGATCCTCGACTTCGTCAGCGGTCTGGACAAAATCGACCTGACCGGCATCACCAACGGCGCCGGCCTTCACTTCGTCAGCGCCTTCACCGGTGCGGCGGGCGATGCCGTGTTGACCTCGTCGGGCGGCAACAGCCTGCTGTCGGTGGACTTCTCCGGGCACGGCGTGGCCGACTTCCAGGTCAGCACCGTGGGCCAGGCAGCGACCAGCGACATCGTGGCGTGA
- a CDS encoding AprI/Inh family metalloprotease inhibitor, which produces MISKAFTYKAVAWLSAAFIMISGETSMASSLRLEDPSVFAGQWQATLTAREDAPQAQTLQDKPSNTCVIELEANQTLGKGADCLGAWLEQTPIGWFPEPDGLSVTGKEGSRIQFFSRQRDGLYLTTLKSGLVITLERSAQ; this is translated from the coding sequence ATGATCAGTAAAGCTTTTACCTACAAGGCAGTGGCGTGGCTTTCCGCGGCGTTCATCATGATTTCTGGAGAAACAAGTATGGCAAGCAGCCTCAGACTCGAAGATCCCTCGGTATTTGCCGGGCAATGGCAGGCGACGCTGACGGCGCGCGAAGATGCGCCGCAGGCGCAGACCCTGCAGGACAAACCCTCGAACACGTGCGTCATCGAGCTGGAGGCCAATCAGACCCTGGGCAAAGGTGCCGACTGCCTGGGCGCATGGCTTGAGCAAACACCCATCGGCTGGTTTCCCGAGCCCGATGGCCTGTCGGTCACCGGTAAGGAAGGCTCAAGAATCCAGTTTTTCAGCCGACAACGTGATGGGCTTTATCTGACGACTTTGAAATCAGGCTTGGTGATTACACTTGAGCGCTCGGCGCAATAG
- a CDS encoding type I secretion system permease/ATPase: MKMAKAPATAPLIKALGDYKSILISVGCFTALINVLMLVPSIYMLQVYDRVLSSQNETTLAMLSLMVVGFFAFIGLLEVIRSFIVIRIGSQLERRFNLRVYQAAFERNLFKGEGNAGQSLGDLTHIRQFVTGPALFAFFDAPWFPVYLFVIYLFNVWLGVLATAGALLLIALACLNEYMTKKPLGDAAGFSQKSSQLATSHLHNAETIQAMGMLGSLRKRWFQVHSRFLGLQNQASDTGAVISSMSKTLRLCLQSLVLGLGALLVIKGDMTAGMMIAGSILMGRVLSPIDQLIAVWKQWSGAKLAYRRLDALLQAFPPSDEAMALPAPKGQITFEQVSAGPPGQRAATLHMVNFHLGAGEVLGVLGASGSGKSTLARVLVGVWPTLGGIVRLDGADIHRWNRDQLGPYIGYLPQDIELFSGSIAENIARFSEADPQKVVAAAQQAGVHEMILRLPQGYDTQLGEDGSGLSGGQKQRVALARAMYGTPSLVVLDEPNSNLDTVGEAALASAIAQLKAQGTTVVLVTHRSSVLAQADKLLVLNEGRLQAFGQSQEVLKALSGQQEQQREKAAQAPGGLSMSRQYQPSTRNSGV, translated from the coding sequence ATGAAGATGGCGAAGGCCCCAGCCACCGCTCCCCTCATCAAGGCATTGGGTGACTATAAAAGCATTCTGATCAGCGTCGGTTGCTTTACCGCACTGATTAACGTGCTGATGCTGGTGCCCTCCATTTATATGCTTCAGGTGTATGACCGGGTACTGTCGTCGCAGAACGAAACCACCCTGGCGATGCTGTCGCTGATGGTCGTTGGTTTCTTTGCCTTTATCGGCCTGCTCGAGGTAATCCGCAGCTTCATCGTCATCCGCATCGGTAGCCAACTGGAGCGCCGTTTCAACCTGCGGGTCTATCAGGCCGCGTTCGAGCGCAACCTGTTCAAGGGCGAGGGCAATGCCGGGCAGTCGCTGGGCGACCTGACCCACATCCGCCAGTTCGTCACCGGGCCGGCGCTGTTTGCGTTTTTCGACGCGCCGTGGTTCCCGGTCTATCTGTTCGTGATTTACCTGTTCAACGTCTGGCTCGGCGTCCTCGCCACGGCGGGCGCGCTGCTGCTGATCGCGCTGGCGTGCCTCAACGAATACATGACCAAAAAGCCGTTGGGCGATGCCGCCGGTTTTTCGCAGAAATCCAGTCAACTGGCGACCAGTCATTTGCATAACGCCGAAACCATTCAGGCGATGGGCATGCTTGGTTCGCTGCGCAAGCGCTGGTTCCAGGTGCACTCGCGTTTCCTCGGCCTGCAGAATCAGGCCAGTGACACCGGGGCAGTGATCAGCTCGATGAGTAAAACCCTGCGCCTGTGCCTGCAATCGCTGGTGCTGGGGCTGGGTGCGTTGCTGGTGATCAAGGGCGACATGACCGCCGGGATGATGATCGCCGGTTCCATTCTGATGGGCCGCGTTCTGAGCCCGATCGACCAGTTGATCGCCGTGTGGAAACAGTGGAGCGGGGCGAAGCTGGCGTATCGCCGTCTCGACGCCTTGCTGCAAGCGTTTCCACCGAGCGACGAAGCGATGGCGTTGCCGGCGCCGAAAGGGCAGATCACCTTCGAGCAAGTCAGCGCGGGCCCACCGGGGCAACGTGCAGCGACCTTGCACATGGTCAATTTCCATCTGGGTGCCGGTGAAGTGCTGGGTGTGCTCGGGGCTTCCGGCTCCGGCAAGTCGACGCTGGCCCGAGTCCTCGTCGGCGTGTGGCCGACCCTCGGCGGCATCGTGCGCCTGGACGGCGCCGACATCCATCGCTGGAACCGCGACCAGCTCGGTCCGTACATCGGCTACCTGCCGCAGGACATCGAACTGTTCAGCGGCAGCATCGCCGAGAACATTGCGCGGTTCAGCGAGGCCGACCCGCAGAAAGTGGTGGCGGCCGCACAACAGGCCGGCGTCCACGAGATGATCCTGCGTCTGCCGCAGGGCTACGACACACAACTGGGCGAGGACGGCAGCGGTCTGTCCGGCGGCCAGAAGCAGCGCGTGGCCCTGGCCCGCGCGATGTACGGCACGCCGAGTCTGGTGGTGCTGGACGAACCGAACTCCAACCTCGACACCGTCGGCGAAGCCGCCCTGGCCAGCGCCATCGCCCAGCTCAAGGCCCAGGGCACCACGGTGGTGCTGGTGACGCACCGTTCTTCGGTGCTGGCTCAGGCCGACAAGTTGCTGGTACTCAACGAGGGTCGTTTGCAGGCCTTCGGTCAGAGTCAGGAAGTGCTCAAGGCGCTGTCCGGCCAGCAGGAGCAACAACGTGAGAAAGCTGCACAAGCACCGGGCGGGCTCAGCATGAGCCGGCAGTACCAGCCCTCGACAAGGAATTCGGGTGTATGA